A stretch of Candidatus Rokuibacteriota bacterium DNA encodes these proteins:
- a CDS encoding bifunctional phosphoribosyl-AMP cyclohydrolase/phosphoribosyl-ATP diphosphatase HisIE: MSGDLALRWDAAGLLPAVVQEADTGEVLMVAWMDRAALGKTLETGLAHFWSRSRQALWLKGETSGHVQHVDGVYADCDRDTLLLQVHQEGVACHTGARSCFFTRVSGPAPEERAAERPGPMLLEVIERVIVSRKVERPAGSYVAGLLDRGEAQICRKIGAEATEVVTAALGGEGDERVVSEIADLWFHCMVLMAGRGIPLRRVFAELERRHGRRPPGAAGQRSGE; encoded by the coding sequence ATGAGCGGCGATCTGGCGCTCAGGTGGGACGCGGCCGGTCTCCTCCCGGCCGTGGTGCAGGAGGCGGACACGGGCGAGGTCCTCATGGTCGCGTGGATGGATCGAGCTGCCCTGGGGAAGACGCTCGAGACGGGCCTCGCGCACTTCTGGTCGCGTTCGCGCCAGGCGCTGTGGCTCAAGGGAGAGACCTCCGGACATGTCCAGCACGTGGACGGCGTCTACGCCGACTGCGACCGGGACACGCTGCTCCTGCAGGTCCACCAGGAGGGCGTCGCCTGCCACACGGGCGCCCGCTCGTGCTTCTTCACGCGGGTGTCGGGACCCGCGCCGGAGGAACGCGCCGCCGAGCGGCCCGGGCCGATGCTGCTCGAGGTGATCGAGCGCGTCATCGTGTCGCGCAAGGTGGAGCGCCCCGCCGGGTCCTACGTGGCCGGGCTCCTGGACCGGGGCGAGGCCCAGATCTGCCGGAAGATCGGGGCAGAGGCCACGGAGGTGGTGACGGCGGCGCTGGGGGGCGAGGGCGACGAACGCGTGGTGTCGGAGATCGCCGACCTGTGGTTTCACTGCATGGTCCTCATGGCGGGGCGCGGCATCCCGCTCCGCCGGGTGTTCGCCGAGCTGGAGCGCCGCCACGGGAGGCGGCCGCCGGGGGCCGCTGGGCAGCGCTCCGGGGAATGA
- a CDS encoding ABC transporter permease — protein MTLGGYLQKQGREAVIWYGGLGLLSAQVARNLVLPRAYLSIVAREIDTIGIRSVAVALTAALFTGMVLALQSAVNMARFGAENYVGPVVALSILRELGPVLTAILVGGKVASGITAELGSMQVTEQIDALRAIGVNYIKRLVVPRLMAAVLVFPLVTILADAVGMFGGMLIVVFERDVDPYLYWNTISYWVVLKDFLTGLVKSVVFGAIVTLIGCYNGLNTTGGTEGLGRSTTATVVQVAMGVIISDFFLTKLLLFLFW, from the coding sequence ATGACCCTGGGCGGGTATCTCCAGAAGCAAGGGCGGGAGGCGGTGATCTGGTACGGGGGCCTCGGGCTCCTGAGCGCCCAGGTCGCCCGGAACCTCGTCCTGCCCCGCGCCTACCTCTCCATCGTCGCGCGGGAGATCGACACCATTGGCATCCGGTCGGTCGCGGTGGCGCTCACGGCGGCGCTCTTCACCGGGATGGTCCTGGCGCTCCAGAGCGCGGTGAACATGGCGCGCTTCGGCGCCGAGAACTACGTGGGGCCCGTCGTGGCGCTGTCCATCCTGCGGGAGCTGGGGCCCGTCCTGACGGCCATCCTCGTGGGGGGCAAGGTCGCCTCGGGCATCACGGCCGAGCTGGGCTCCATGCAGGTCACGGAGCAGATCGACGCGCTGCGCGCCATCGGCGTCAACTACATCAAGCGGCTGGTGGTGCCGCGCCTGATGGCTGCAGTGCTGGTGTTCCCACTGGTGACCATCCTGGCCGACGCCGTCGGGATGTTTGGCGGCATGCTGATCGTCGTCTTCGAGCGCGACGTGGATCCGTACCTCTACTGGAACACCATCTCCTACTGGGTCGTGCTGAAGGACTTCCTCACGGGGCTCGTCAAGAGCGTGGTCTTCGGCGCCATCGTGACGCTGATCGGTTGCTACAATGGGCTCAACACCACCGGCGGGACGGAGGGGCTGGGGCGCTCGACGACGGCCACCGTGGTGCAGGTCGCCATGGGTGTCATCATCTCCGACTTCTTCCTGACGAAGCTCCTCCTGTTCCTCTTCTGGTGA
- the hisH gene encoding imidazole glycerol phosphate synthase subunit HisH, with protein MIAVVDYGRGNLGSVENAFGRLGMRALVTQDPRAVEDAEAVVLPGDGAFHDAMRSLEGMGLQAALRAVLADGRPFLGICLGYQLLFSESEEFGQGKGLDVIEGLVRRFPSGLKVPHMGWNQVEHAGDCLILDGIPSGTNFYFVHSYYPDTADASLRIATCTYGITFPAAVERGALFGTQFHPEKSQRWGLRLLENFAACVKDRRRAP; from the coding sequence ATGATCGCCGTGGTGGATTACGGGCGGGGGAACCTCGGCAGCGTGGAGAACGCCTTCGGACGCCTCGGTATGCGGGCGCTCGTCACCCAGGACCCCCGCGCCGTCGAGGACGCGGAGGCGGTGGTGCTGCCCGGCGACGGTGCCTTCCACGACGCCATGCGAAGTCTCGAGGGGATGGGGCTGCAGGCGGCGCTGCGGGCGGTCCTCGCGGACGGGCGCCCGTTCCTCGGGATCTGCCTTGGCTACCAGCTCCTCTTCAGCGAGAGTGAGGAGTTCGGCCAGGGCAAGGGGCTCGACGTCATCGAGGGGCTCGTCCGGCGCTTCCCGTCTGGGCTCAAGGTGCCGCACATGGGATGGAACCAGGTGGAGCATGCCGGCGACTGCCTGATCTTGGACGGGATCCCGAGCGGCACCAACTTCTACTTCGTGCACTCGTACTACCCCGACACGGCGGATGCGTCGCTGCGCATCGCGACCTGCACCTACGGGATTACCTTCCCGGCTGCAGTCGAGCGCGGGGCGCTGTTCGGCACCCAGTTCCACCCGGAGAAGAGCCAGCGCTGGGGGCTCCGGCTCTTGGAGAACTTCGCCGCCTGCGTGAAGGACCGCCGCCGCGCGCCATGA
- the hisA gene encoding 1-(5-phosphoribosyl)-5-[(5-phosphoribosylamino)methylideneamino]imidazole-4-carboxamide isomerase: MSFLVIPAIDLKNGRCVRLVRGRAEDETVFSEDPLARARQWEEQGAPRLHVVDLDGAWAGAPAQAALVRAIVGALSIPVQAGGGLRDRWAVEQLLDAGARWAVVGTRAALDPGFLGEICRACEDRIIVSVDASDGRVAVDGWTRVLDLDAIALARDAAAAGAAAILYTDIARDGTQEGPNLWSTGAVAKAAGIPVLASGGVSCLDDLRQLAGIPGVDGAIVGRALYTGAVDLRRALSEIGGGGA, translated from the coding sequence ATGAGCTTCCTCGTGATCCCCGCCATCGATCTGAAGAACGGGCGCTGCGTGCGTCTCGTCCGGGGCCGCGCCGAGGACGAGACGGTCTTTTCCGAGGACCCGCTGGCCCGGGCGCGGCAGTGGGAGGAGCAGGGCGCCCCCCGCCTGCACGTGGTCGATCTCGACGGGGCCTGGGCGGGCGCGCCGGCCCAGGCGGCCCTCGTACGGGCCATCGTGGGCGCACTCTCGATCCCTGTCCAGGCGGGCGGCGGGCTGCGGGACCGCTGGGCGGTGGAGCAGCTGCTCGACGCCGGGGCACGGTGGGCAGTGGTCGGCACGCGAGCGGCCCTCGATCCGGGCTTCCTCGGGGAGATCTGCCGGGCGTGCGAGGACCGGATCATCGTGTCCGTGGACGCCTCGGACGGCAGGGTGGCCGTGGACGGCTGGACGCGGGTCCTCGATCTCGATGCCATCGCCCTCGCGCGCGACGCCGCCGCCGCCGGAGCGGCGGCCATCCTCTACACGGACATCGCGCGCGACGGCACCCAGGAAGGCCCCAACCTGTGGAGCACCGGGGCCGTGGCGAAGGCTGCGGGCATTCCCGTCCTCGCCTCCGGCGGCGTGTCGTGTCTGGACGACCTGCGCCAGCTTGCCGGCATCCCGGGAGTCGACGGGGCCATCGTCGGGCGCGCGCTGTATACCGGAGCCGTGGACCTGCGCCGCGCCCTGTCCGAAATCGGCGGGGGTGGAGCATGA
- a CDS encoding MCE family protein, giving the protein MDGRGYALQLRIGAFVVISLVVFLGIIYLLGAQARYFERKYDLVAEFIEVGGLIEGATVRLAGVQIGRVTRVALAPQAGGKVRVTLTIARRFSDRIRKNSEARIVTQGLLGDKLVEITMGAPDSPALTPGEALQAREPVEMGRMVAEGTDTLAGIRKLVLSLQASLDRLGQAGTLEDLGATVKSTRRVAEQLEGLGRDGALGDLGAAARSARRITEQVEKGGGWLHALIYEEPETLRRLNALLASAQEMLARAGQGESAVSLLLSPESGRAVRGLLAAMDALGRGAEKSGSGEGLLPTLLFDPQYKPVVDDLQTVARNFRELSERLTQGQGLLAGLLREPGDGPLDQAAADFRVAMANLRTITDRLKAGEGTLGGFLEDPTVYENLAAFLEGAQRSFLLRALIRSTLQGGAAPGPPGAGGR; this is encoded by the coding sequence ATGGACGGCCGCGGCTACGCCCTCCAGCTGCGCATCGGCGCCTTCGTGGTGATCTCGCTCGTCGTCTTCCTGGGCATCATCTACCTCCTCGGCGCCCAGGCGCGGTACTTCGAGCGGAAGTACGACCTCGTCGCCGAGTTCATCGAGGTGGGCGGCCTCATCGAGGGGGCCACCGTGAGGCTGGCGGGTGTCCAGATCGGCCGCGTGACGCGCGTGGCGCTGGCCCCCCAGGCCGGCGGGAAAGTACGGGTCACGCTCACGATCGCGCGGCGCTTCTCGGACCGTATCCGCAAGAACTCGGAGGCGCGGATCGTGACCCAGGGGCTCCTGGGAGACAAGCTCGTGGAGATCACCATGGGCGCGCCCGACTCGCCGGCGCTCACGCCGGGCGAGGCCCTCCAGGCCCGCGAGCCGGTCGAGATGGGACGCATGGTCGCTGAGGGCACCGACACGCTCGCCGGGATCCGCAAGCTGGTGCTCTCGCTCCAGGCGAGCCTCGACCGGCTGGGCCAGGCGGGGACCCTCGAGGACCTGGGCGCCACGGTCAAGTCCACGCGCCGCGTCGCGGAGCAGCTCGAAGGGCTCGGGCGAGACGGCGCCCTGGGCGACCTGGGCGCGGCGGCACGCTCGGCCCGCCGGATCACGGAGCAGGTGGAGAAGGGCGGCGGGTGGCTGCACGCGCTCATCTACGAGGAACCCGAGACCCTGCGCCGTCTCAATGCTCTGCTCGCCTCGGCGCAAGAGATGCTGGCCCGGGCCGGGCAGGGGGAGAGCGCGGTCTCGCTCCTCCTCTCACCGGAGAGCGGCCGCGCGGTGCGCGGGCTCCTGGCCGCCATGGACGCGCTCGGGCGGGGCGCCGAGAAGTCTGGCAGCGGCGAGGGCCTGCTGCCGACGCTCCTCTTCGACCCCCAGTACAAGCCGGTGGTCGACGATCTCCAGACGGTGGCCCGCAACTTCCGCGAGCTCTCGGAGCGTCTCACCCAGGGGCAGGGGCTCCTCGCCGGTCTGCTCCGTGAGCCGGGCGACGGCCCGCTGGATCAGGCGGCGGCCGACTTCCGCGTGGCCATGGCGAACCTCCGGACCATCACCGACCGGCTCAAGGCCGGCGAGGGGACGCTGGGCGGCTTTCTCGAGGATCCCACCGTCTACGAGAACCTCGCCGCGTTCCTCGAAGGAGCGCAGCGGAGCTTCCTGTTGCGCGCGCTGATCCGGTCCACCCTCCAGGGCGGCGCGGCGCCCGGGCCGCCTGGAGCCGGCGGGCGCTGA
- the hisF gene encoding imidazole glycerol phosphate synthase subunit HisF, which translates to MLCKRLIPCLDVRDGRVVKGVRFVNLLDAGDPVEAAQAYDQQGADELVFLDITASHEARAIMLEVVRRTAEGIYMPLTVGGGVRALEDIRTLLRAGADKVSLNTAALERPELVREAARAFGSQCIVVAIDAKREPASPGAPPRWGVFTHGGRRAAGRDALRWAGEVEGLGAGEILLTSMDRDGTGDGYDLELTRAVSEAVSVPVIASGGAGTLEHLYDGVVAGRADAVLVASMFHFGRYTIREAKAYLKERGVPVRIEP; encoded by the coding sequence ATGCTCTGCAAGCGCCTGATCCCCTGCCTCGACGTGCGGGATGGGCGCGTCGTCAAGGGCGTGCGCTTCGTGAACCTGCTGGACGCGGGCGATCCGGTCGAGGCCGCCCAGGCCTATGACCAGCAAGGCGCGGACGAGCTCGTCTTCCTGGACATCACCGCCTCCCACGAGGCGCGCGCGATCATGCTGGAGGTGGTGCGGCGCACGGCTGAGGGCATCTATATGCCGCTGACCGTGGGCGGGGGCGTGCGCGCGCTCGAGGACATCCGGACCCTGCTGCGGGCGGGGGCCGACAAGGTGTCGCTCAACACGGCGGCGCTGGAGCGCCCCGAGCTCGTCCGCGAGGCGGCGCGCGCCTTCGGGAGCCAGTGCATCGTGGTGGCCATCGACGCGAAGCGGGAGCCGGCGAGCCCTGGCGCGCCCCCGCGGTGGGGGGTCTTCACCCATGGCGGGCGGCGGGCGGCGGGGCGCGACGCCCTGCGCTGGGCGGGGGAGGTCGAGGGGCTCGGCGCCGGCGAGATCCTGCTCACGAGCATGGACCGCGACGGGACGGGCGACGGCTATGACCTCGAGTTGACGCGCGCGGTGTCCGAGGCGGTGTCGGTCCCCGTCATCGCTTCCGGCGGCGCGGGCACCCTCGAGCACCTCTACGACGGCGTGGTGGCGGGCCGGGCGGACGCGGTGCTCGTGGCCTCGATGTTCCACTTCGGCCGCTACACCATCCGGGAGGCCAAGGCCTATCTGAAGGAGCGTGGGGTCCCGGTGCGGATCGAGCCATGA
- a CDS encoding ATP-binding cassette domain-containing protein yields the protein MSVRPLPVEIREVWKSFEQKPVLCGLSFALAKGTTLAVMGGSGSGKTVLLRIVAGLLRPDAGQVALFGTQIGPLREEQMLALRRRTGFVFQGAALFDSLSVFENVAFPLREHTRMSLGEITDRVHRFLSLVGLPGTDDLLPAALSGGMRKRVGIARALVLEPEVVFFDEPTAGLDPTNARLVAELIAELRTGVCDTAIVVTHDVEFAEMVADQMAILHQGRFADMGTPADIRRSASDAVQRFLAGELRED from the coding sequence ATGAGCGTGCGCCCGTTGCCCGTGGAGATCCGGGAGGTGTGGAAGTCGTTCGAGCAGAAGCCGGTGCTCTGCGGGCTGAGCTTCGCCCTGGCGAAGGGCACGACGCTGGCGGTCATGGGCGGAAGCGGATCCGGCAAGACCGTCCTCCTGCGGATCGTCGCCGGGCTCCTGCGGCCCGACGCGGGCCAGGTGGCCCTCTTCGGCACGCAGATCGGCCCCCTGCGGGAGGAGCAGATGCTGGCGCTCCGGCGGCGCACGGGGTTCGTGTTCCAGGGTGCGGCGCTGTTCGACTCGCTGTCGGTCTTCGAGAACGTGGCCTTCCCGCTGCGGGAGCACACGCGCATGTCCCTGGGCGAGATCACCGACCGGGTGCACCGCTTCCTCTCCCTGGTGGGATTGCCCGGGACAGACGACCTGCTGCCGGCAGCCCTGTCCGGCGGCATGCGGAAGCGGGTCGGCATCGCGCGGGCCCTCGTCCTGGAGCCGGAGGTGGTCTTCTTCGACGAGCCCACGGCGGGGCTCGACCCCACCAACGCGCGGCTCGTGGCCGAGCTGATCGCCGAGCTGCGGACCGGCGTCTGCGACACGGCCATCGTCGTGACCCACGACGTCGAGTTCGCGGAGATGGTGGCGGATCAGATGGCCATTCTCCACCAGGGACGGTTCGCCGACATGGGGACGCCCGCCGACATCCGCCGCTCGGCCAGCGATGCCGTCCAGCGGTTCCTGGCCGGCGAGCTCCGGGAGGACTGA